The Candidatus Atribacteria bacterium ADurb.Bin276 genomic interval TTGCTATCGTTTTCCAAGAAACCAATTTAAACCTCGACCTTGAATGCTACGACGTTATCATGATGGGAAGATTTCCCCACTGGCGACGATGGCAAAAAGAAAACCAACAAGATATTGACTCTGTTCTAAACGCTTTACAAATTACCAATACTCAGCAGTTCGCGAATCGCCCTTTTCGGGAATTATCCGGAGGCGAGAAACAACGAGTTATGATAGCACGAGCCCTAGCTCAGGAACCCAACATTCTCCTCCTTGATGAACCAACCAGCCATTTAGATATCCTTCATCAACTTGATATTATGCGTATTCTTTTTCTACTTCAAAAGAAGGACATAACCATATTAGGAGTTTTTCATGACATTAATTTAGTTTCTCAATTTTGCAACCAGGTAATGTTTTTAAAAAAAGGAGTAATTGTTCATCGCGGTTTAGTAGGCAAATCTCTTCATGCTCCTCAAGTTGAAGAATTATTTGATGTTGAATTTTTAGAGGAAATCCATCCTTATTCCCTGCGACCTTTTTTTATGCCATTAGGAATAGTTAAAAAAATAGAATCTCCGAGTGCCTCAATTCATCTTATCTGTGGTGGAGGAAGCGGAAGTAATTTCATGAAAGAATTTCTTGAGGCTGGTTTTTCAGTAAGTGTAGGAATCGTAAATCAATTCGACTCTGACCAAGAAATGGCGTCAAAATTAGGAATACCGGTTATGATCGAAAAACCCTTTTCTCCTATTTCCGATGATAACTTTCAAAAAGCTATAAATTTAGCTGCTCAATCCGACTATATTTTTATAGCTCCCGGATATTGGGGTAGAGGAAATCTGAAAAATTTAGATTTGGCTATCTCGCTCCAAGAAAGAGGGAAAAAGATTTTCTTCCTACAAGATTCTCTTGATCGAAATTGGGATTATACCGAAGGTCTAGCTATTAATAAACTTAATTTACTGGCTCAACATCATGCTGAGGTTTTTTCATCATTTACTGAGTTAATAGATCGAATTAAAAAAGATTGCTTAAAATAATCTCGGTTCTATCCTGAAAATGCAGCGAGTAGTGAGTTTAAAAATAATCACCCTCATCCTCACCTTCTCCCATCAAGGGAGAAGGAATGATTTCATTGGTTAATTTTTTTCCCTCGCCCCTACGTGGGAGAGGGTTAGGGTGAGGGGGATACCTATTTTCAATGTCATCTGGTGCTGCATAATAAGCAGCATGAGAGCCTATCCTGAAAATACCAAAATAAGTGAAAAGTGATTAAAAAAAAGACACACCCCCCTGAATCCCCCCTCAATGGGG includes:
- the yusV gene encoding putative siderophore transport system ATP-binding protein YusV → MVSFSLSVKNLFFSYGDRKVLHNVNFNIQKGDFVGILGPNGSGKSTLLHLLSGLLMPDTGSIFISGKNTQELSRKNWSQEIAIVFQETNLNLDLECYDVIMMGRFPHWRRWQKENQQDIDSVLNALQITNTQQFANRPFRELSGGEKQRVMIARALAQEPNILLLDEPTSHLDILHQLDIMRILFLLQKKDITILGVFHDINLVSQFCNQVMFLKKGVIVHRGLVGKSLHAPQVEELFDVEFLEEIHPYSLRPFFMPLGIVKKIESPSASIHLICGGGSGSNFMKEFLEAGFSVSVGIVNQFDSDQEMASKLGIPVMIEKPFSPISDDNFQKAINLAAQSDYIFIAPGYWGRGNLKNLDLAISLQERGKKIFFLQDSLDRNWDYTEGLAINKLNLLAQHHAEVFSSFTELIDRIKKDCLK